The Stigmatella ashevillena genomic sequence CACCAGGCGTCACTGCCCCGGCTGATGGGCATCCTTCAGAACGTGCTGGAGCACAACATCCCCTTGGAGCACGCGCGCGCCTTCAAGGAGCGGCTGCGAGAGACGCTGGGGCACACCGGCGCGCTGCTGGAGCACCGGCTCTCCTTCCTGAAGCCGGGCGAGGGCCGGCAACTGCTGCTGCGTCTGAATGCCCTGATGATGGGGCTGTGGCTGATGGCGGACGAAGCCCCGGTGACACGCACCCTGTTGGACCTGCCCCACCTGTCCGTCCTGCGCGTGGATTTCCAGCGAGAGCTGGCCGAGTCGATGACGTTGTTGCTGCGCGGGCTCGAGACCCGCTGAACTGTCTGTCTTTTTCCCTGCGTCCCGCAGTTCTTCCAGGAGCATTGCCATGATTGAAAACGTGAAGACGGCCTCCTCCCAGTCCATTCCCTTTCCCATGGTGGCGCCCGTCCCGAAGGTGGAGGCGGTGCCCGAGGACTTCGTGGACCCGAAGCGGGTGCGCGAAGTCTTCGAGGCGCAGCGGGCCCACCGCTGGACGATGTCGCGCACCACGGCGGCCGAGCGCATCGCCCGGCTGCTCAAGCTGAAGACGGCCATCCTGGAGCGGCGCGAGGCGCTCACGGCCGCCATCCATGCGGACTTCCGCAAGCCGGGCACCGAGGTGAACATCTCGGAGATCCAGGCGGTGATCGGCGAGCTGAACCACACGGTGAAGCACCTGAAGTCGTGGATGAAGCCCACGCGCGTGGGCACCCCGCCGCTGCTGGCGGGCACCACGAGCCAGATCCGCCCCGAGGCCAAGGGCGTGGTGCTGATCATCTCGCCGTGGAACTACCCGTTCGCCCTGGCCATCAACCCGCTCATCGCCGCGCTGGCCGCGGGCAACTGCGTGGTGCTCAAGCCCAGCGAGAAGACGCCTCACACGGCCGCGTTCCTGGAGACACTCATCGGGGATGTGTTCGAGGAGCGCGAGGTAACGCTGCTGCGCGGCGGCGCGGCGCTGGGCGATGCACTGCTGGAGCAGCCCTTCGACCACTTCTTCTTCACCGGCAACCCGCGCATCGGCCAGCGGGTGATGGCGGCGGCGGCCCGGCACCTGGCCGGGGTGACGCTGGAGCTGGGCGGCAAGTCGCCGGTCATCGTCGATGCCACGGCGGACGTGAAGGCCGCGGCGGAGCGAATCATGTGGGGCAAGTGCATCAACGCAGGGCAGACCTGCATCGCGCCGGACTACATCTTCGTCCACGCCTCCCGGGAGAAGGAGTTCCTGGAGCACGCCAAGCAGGCCTTGACGGCCTTCTACGGCGCGGAGGAGAAGGCGCGCCAGGAGAGCCCCGACTTCGCCCGCCTGGTGGACAACGGAGCGTTCCGGCGCATCCAGGACCTGATTGCCCGCTCGGTGTCCGCAGGAGCGAAGCTCGAGGTGGGAGGCCAGGCCGACGAGGCGGCGCGGTACGTGGCGCCCACCCTGCTCTCGGGCGTCCGGCCGGACATGGCCGTCATGGAAGGCGAGATTTTCGGCCCCGTGCTGCCGGTGATGACCTTCCAGCGACTGGACGAGGTGGTCGAGCACATCCACGCGGGAGGCAAGCCGCTCGCCCTCTACATCTTCAGTGAGGACTCGAAGAACATCGAGGAGATTCTCCAGCGCACCACCTCGGGAGGGGTGGTGGTGAACAACGTGCTCCTGCACTTCATCAACCCCAACCTGCCCTTTGGCGGCGTGGGCCTGAGCGGACTGGGCAGCTACCACGGCCACCATGGGTTCCGGACGTTCAGCCACGAGCGCTCGGTGCTGACGCAGACCCTGCCCTCGG encodes the following:
- a CDS encoding TetR/AcrR family transcriptional regulator encodes the protein MVSKGAAKEKRVLPLRARKEEDKEARRRLILEEARVLFTTTSYAEVKMADVAEKARLAKGTVFLYFPTKEALFLALLEELLFAWFQQLDRWLEQGAGPWTGARLAGWVAESVEHQASLPRLMGILQNVLEHNIPLEHARAFKERLRETLGHTGALLEHRLSFLKPGEGRQLLLRLNALMMGLWLMADEAPVTRTLLDLPHLSVLRVDFQRELAESMTLLLRGLETR
- a CDS encoding aldehyde dehydrogenase family protein; amino-acid sequence: MIENVKTASSQSIPFPMVAPVPKVEAVPEDFVDPKRVREVFEAQRAHRWTMSRTTAAERIARLLKLKTAILERREALTAAIHADFRKPGTEVNISEIQAVIGELNHTVKHLKSWMKPTRVGTPPLLAGTTSQIRPEAKGVVLIISPWNYPFALAINPLIAALAAGNCVVLKPSEKTPHTAAFLETLIGDVFEEREVTLLRGGAALGDALLEQPFDHFFFTGNPRIGQRVMAAAARHLAGVTLELGGKSPVIVDATADVKAAAERIMWGKCINAGQTCIAPDYIFVHASREKEFLEHAKQALTAFYGAEEKARQESPDFARLVDNGAFRRIQDLIARSVSAGAKLEVGGQADEAARYVAPTLLSGVRPDMAVMEGEIFGPVLPVMTFQRLDEVVEHIHAGGKPLALYIFSEDSKNIEEILQRTTSGGVVVNNVLLHFINPNLPFGGVGLSGLGSYHGHHGFRTFSHERSVLTQTLPSAASVFFPPYTGKGLKGLAARLSRWLE